One Pseudomonas tolaasii NCPPB 2192 genomic window carries:
- a CDS encoding STY4534 family ICE replication protein, whose amino-acid sequence MAHTNQSQEATTYFNLHTVGIGYLNRVREVQVRRGQPFMACDIAALHGASDAVEYTRFDCKVAGGEAERLIRLYMDAVKAEKKVLLSFRIGDLWIDPFLYEKGDKQGQPGASLKGRLLFIDWIKVNGMFEYKAPARQEATAPAEQAPTSEPSPPSADAEADGTDEPTEAQVEPESPPTPRTARRDATRTVQSA is encoded by the coding sequence ATGGCCCACACCAACCAATCCCAAGAAGCGACCACTTACTTCAACCTTCACACCGTCGGTATCGGCTACCTCAACCGTGTTCGTGAAGTACAGGTCCGCCGCGGCCAGCCGTTCATGGCCTGCGATATCGCCGCACTGCACGGTGCCAGCGATGCGGTGGAGTACACCCGTTTCGACTGCAAAGTCGCTGGGGGTGAAGCTGAACGCTTGATTCGTCTCTATATGGACGCCGTCAAAGCCGAGAAAAAGGTCTTGCTGTCGTTCCGTATCGGCGACCTGTGGATCGATCCGTTTCTCTACGAGAAAGGCGATAAACAAGGTCAACCCGGTGCCAGCCTGAAAGGTCGTTTGCTGTTCATCGATTGGATCAAGGTCAACGGGATGTTCGAATACAAAGCGCCCGCCAGGCAGGAAGCAACAGCACCTGCTGAGCAAGCGCCCACCAGTGAACCATCCCCACCATCGGCTGATGCCGAAGCTGACGGGACCGACGAACCAACAGAGGCTCAGGTCGAACCTGAATCTCCACCCACTCCCCGCACGGCCCGCCGTGATGCCACCCGCACTGTTCAGTCCGCCTGA
- the radC gene encoding RadC family protein — protein MSTQLTLIETSDVEADRIVQENQMIDEALHILDRRLFTRGPTLTSPDAVASYLKLHLVQQEHEVFGVMFLDAQHRVLAFEILFHGSIDGASVYPRQVMKRSMAHNAGAVILVHNHPSGCTEPSQADRLLTARLKEALAMIEVRVLDHFIVGEGRPLSLAEHGWL, from the coding sequence ATGAGCACCCAACTCACACTGATTGAAACCTCGGATGTCGAGGCTGATCGTATCGTCCAAGAAAACCAGATGATCGACGAAGCGTTGCATATTCTGGATCGTCGGCTGTTCACCCGCGGCCCTACCCTGACCTCACCTGACGCCGTGGCCTCGTACTTAAAACTGCACCTTGTGCAACAGGAGCATGAGGTCTTCGGTGTGATGTTTCTCGACGCCCAGCACCGGGTGCTGGCGTTCGAGATCCTCTTTCACGGCAGCATTGACGGCGCCAGCGTTTACCCCCGACAGGTCATGAAGAGATCCATGGCTCATAACGCCGGCGCTGTCATTTTGGTCCACAACCACCCTTCAGGTTGTACGGAACCCAGTCAGGCGGATCGCCTCTTGACCGCACGGTTGAAGGAGGCCTTGGCCATGATCGAGGTGCGCGTTTTGGACCACTTCATCGTCGGTGAAGGCCGTCCGCTCTCCCTTGCCGAACATGGCTGGCTGTAA
- a CDS encoding PilL N-terminal domain-containing protein, which translates to MERFFTPVCLLGLLSACTAQIPTPLPTHSEIDSGFNQAQLSSATAVGSHPAELRYGRYTLVSTEPTTEQRDLLAQIIDVSIPSNLNPSVEEAMHYVLLRSGYSLCPVSPSVEVLFTRPLPAAHYQLGPIPLRRALQVLAGPAWQLTTDEVSRSVCFEQQKTNASVTPITPVSPHQWEARP; encoded by the coding sequence ATGGAGCGTTTTTTCACGCCTGTGTGCCTGCTGGGTTTGTTGAGCGCCTGCACTGCGCAAATCCCTACCCCATTACCGACCCATTCAGAGATCGACAGTGGCTTCAATCAGGCCCAGCTCTCGTCGGCCACAGCTGTAGGAAGCCATCCGGCAGAGCTTCGTTATGGCCGCTATACGCTGGTCAGCACCGAACCCACCACGGAACAACGCGATCTTCTCGCTCAAATCATTGACGTGAGTATCCCGTCCAACCTAAATCCATCGGTAGAGGAGGCGATGCACTACGTGCTGCTGCGCTCGGGTTATTCGCTCTGTCCAGTTTCCCCGTCGGTGGAGGTGCTGTTTACCCGGCCCCTGCCAGCGGCCCATTACCAGCTCGGTCCAATCCCGTTGCGCCGCGCGCTACAAGTGTTGGCTGGCCCCGCTTGGCAACTCACGACCGATGAAGTCAGCCGTTCGGTTTGCTTCGAACAGCAAAAAACTAATGCCAGCGTCACGCCGATCACGCCAGTCTCGCCCCATCAATGGGAGGCGCGTCCATGA
- a CDS encoding TIGR03759 family integrating conjugative element protein gives MNRTKLPAIVCLVSLLITGAAVGNPVTTQSRIQDTQSAPLRRSHSEQAASWGLTEQEWTRFEQIQAGPRGFWSPNLDPLTTLGVEAETDQERHRYAELQVALEAKRAERELAYQNAYTAAWAKLFPGLLPIQGMASPSPIGSAAAPRQALFVEDHCPACTAEAQRLQSSDTAFDIYLVGSQGEDERVRRWARQAGIDPTKVQRRQITLNHDRGRWFSLGALGSLPATFQQVNGQWQRLD, from the coding sequence ATGAACAGAACGAAACTGCCCGCCATCGTCTGTCTGGTTTCGCTACTGATCACCGGTGCTGCGGTGGGTAACCCCGTCACGACACAGTCACGGATTCAGGACACGCAGTCCGCTCCGCTGCGGCGCTCTCACTCTGAACAGGCTGCGAGCTGGGGGCTGACCGAGCAGGAGTGGACGCGCTTCGAACAGATCCAAGCCGGCCCACGCGGTTTCTGGAGCCCGAACCTCGATCCGTTGACCACACTCGGAGTCGAAGCCGAGACCGACCAAGAGCGCCATCGCTATGCCGAACTACAGGTAGCGCTCGAAGCCAAACGCGCCGAACGCGAGTTGGCCTACCAAAACGCTTACACCGCGGCCTGGGCCAAGCTGTTCCCCGGGCTGCTGCCGATCCAGGGCATGGCATCCCCGTCCCCCATCGGCTCAGCGGCCGCGCCCCGCCAAGCCTTGTTTGTCGAGGATCACTGCCCAGCATGCACCGCCGAAGCGCAGCGTCTGCAAAGCAGTGACACGGCGTTCGATATCTACCTGGTGGGCAGCCAAGGCGAGGATGAACGCGTCCGTCGCTGGGCTCGGCAAGCCGGCATTGATCCGACCAAGGTTCAACGCCGCCAAATCACCCTGAACCACGACCGTGGTCGCTGGTTCAGCCTGGGTGCCTTGGGGTCATTACCTGCCACATTTCAACAGGTGAATGGACAATGGCAACGCCTCGACTGA
- a CDS encoding lytic transglycosylase — protein sequence MATPRLSGIALMLAAQAEELPPPAYQLAARGADIPSTVLFAIALQESGIRVRGRLRPWPWTLNIAGTPYRFASRQAACHALLQALARHDAKRVDAGLGQTNLGYHGQRFSSPCEALDPYRNLAVTAALLQEHHAATGDWVSAAGRYHRPAGGAPAARYRVGFSRQLERLLVSFEQGTPP from the coding sequence ATGGCAACGCCTCGACTGAGTGGTATTGCGCTGATGCTAGCGGCACAGGCCGAGGAGCTTCCACCTCCAGCCTACCAATTGGCGGCGCGTGGCGCCGACATCCCTTCTACGGTGCTGTTCGCCATTGCCCTGCAAGAGAGTGGTATTCGCGTCCGTGGTCGACTGCGACCCTGGCCTTGGACCCTTAACATCGCCGGAACACCTTACCGCTTCGCCAGTCGCCAAGCCGCCTGTCACGCCTTGCTTCAGGCGCTCGCCCGACATGACGCGAAGCGGGTCGACGCCGGACTCGGGCAAACCAACCTGGGTTACCACGGCCAACGTTTTTCGAGCCCCTGTGAAGCCCTGGATCCCTACCGAAATCTCGCCGTGACCGCCGCGCTGTTACAAGAGCATCACGCCGCCACCGGCGATTGGGTATCAGCAGCCGGACGCTATCACCGCCCGGCAGGCGGCGCGCCGGCTGCGCGTTACCGCGTAGGCTTTTCCCGACAACTCGAACGACTGCTGGTTTCCTTCGAACAGGGCACACCACCATGA
- a CDS encoding integrating conjugative element protein: MKRISLTGYFILLLAPFAQPELTVAGDQPSDFTRLHFQVARPPINNQIQSDRAIHTDLSTFADEAWTLPVRSSLLTPGQITSRALNMPGLRPFFLVGEDNQSLAWLHQRAAGLQKIGAAGLAVEVANTEALARIRAAAPGITILPVNGNDIATRLQIEHYPVLITATSLEQ, encoded by the coding sequence ATGAAGCGAATATCCCTTACCGGCTATTTCATCCTACTCTTGGCACCGTTCGCCCAGCCGGAGTTGACCGTAGCCGGGGATCAGCCTAGCGACTTCACCCGCCTCCATTTTCAGGTCGCCAGGCCGCCCATAAACAACCAGATCCAGTCCGATCGGGCCATACATACAGACCTATCCACGTTTGCTGATGAAGCCTGGACACTGCCCGTCCGCAGCTCTCTCTTGACCCCAGGCCAGATCACGTCTCGTGCCCTGAACATGCCGGGCTTACGGCCATTTTTCCTGGTCGGTGAGGATAACCAGTCACTGGCTTGGTTGCATCAACGCGCGGCTGGATTGCAGAAAATAGGCGCGGCTGGCCTCGCCGTCGAAGTGGCTAATACTGAAGCCCTGGCCCGGATTCGAGCAGCCGCTCCGGGCATCACTATACTGCCAGTCAACGGCAACGACATCGCCACCCGCTTGCAGATTGAGCACTACCCCGTCTTGATCACTGCCACCTCACTGGAACAGTGA
- the traD gene encoding type IV conjugative transfer system coupling protein TraD, with protein MTEHAMESKLRPAVELYTVAICIAAAVLCVYSPWAVALSPEIGLVAALAYALFGLIRLRQAWEVLRYRRNIRRLPRYELTSRQIPVSRKRLFMGPGFRWTRLHTQRLVEAQDPAVAHYVEQPTTYRLARGLERRLEHAPFPLSTLARVTAWDSAFNPLRPLPSVGGSPLLHGVEPNETEVSLPLGERVGHTLVLGTTRVGKTRLAEVYITQDIHRVEHEVVIVFDPKGDADLLKRMYVEAKRAGREKEFYVFHLGWPEISARYNAVGRFGRISEVASRIAGQLSGEGNSAAFREFAWRFVNIIARALIELGRRPDYLQIQRHVVNIDALFIEYAQQFFAKTDPKAWEVIVQLEGKLTEKNIPRHMVGRDKRVVAIEQYLAAKRVFDPVMDGLRSAVRYDRTYFDKIVASLLPLLEKLTTGKTAQLLAPNYTDLDDPRPIFDWMQIIRKRGIVYVGLDALTDAEVAAAVGNSMFADLVSVAGHIYKHGIDHGLPASGSSSDKLPINLHADEFNELMGDEFIPLINKGGGAGIQVTAYTQTLSDIEARIGNRAKAGQVIGNFNTLQMLRVRETATAELLTQQLPKINVLTKTLVSGATDTSDPEANTDFTSSSQDRVSSTSVPLIEPAHIVSLPKGQMFSFQVGGQLWKVRMPLPKPSPDDAMPKDLQELTQRMRVSYNEQAGHWWSASGGGPTLDFDPDRVTPPSTPSALDASVPAKEAL; from the coding sequence ATGACCGAACATGCAATGGAATCCAAGCTCCGGCCAGCGGTGGAGCTGTACACCGTAGCGATCTGCATCGCCGCCGCGGTGCTGTGCGTGTATTCGCCCTGGGCCGTGGCCCTATCACCCGAGATCGGTCTGGTTGCAGCGCTGGCCTACGCCCTATTCGGCCTCATCCGCCTGCGACAAGCCTGGGAGGTGCTACGCTATCGGCGCAATATCCGTCGCCTACCCCGCTACGAACTGACCAGCCGACAGATTCCGGTCAGCCGCAAACGTCTATTCATGGGTCCCGGCTTTCGCTGGACCCGCCTGCACACCCAGCGCTTGGTCGAGGCCCAGGATCCGGCAGTCGCCCACTATGTCGAGCAACCGACCACCTACCGCCTGGCCCGAGGACTCGAACGGCGCCTGGAGCATGCACCGTTTCCGCTCTCGACATTGGCCCGTGTCACCGCCTGGGACAGTGCCTTCAATCCGTTGCGCCCTTTGCCCTCGGTAGGTGGCTCGCCGCTGTTGCATGGGGTCGAGCCCAATGAAACGGAGGTCAGTCTGCCACTGGGCGAACGGGTCGGACACACCCTGGTGCTCGGCACTACTCGTGTCGGCAAGACGCGACTTGCCGAGGTGTACATCACTCAGGACATTCACCGTGTTGAACATGAGGTAGTGATTGTCTTCGATCCGAAGGGCGATGCCGACTTGCTCAAACGGATGTATGTCGAAGCCAAGCGCGCCGGTCGGGAGAAGGAATTCTATGTTTTCCATCTAGGCTGGCCAGAGATCTCCGCGCGTTACAACGCCGTAGGACGTTTCGGGCGAATTTCGGAAGTGGCGTCGCGCATCGCCGGGCAGCTCAGCGGTGAAGGCAACTCTGCGGCCTTTCGTGAGTTCGCCTGGCGTTTCGTCAACATCATCGCCCGCGCTCTGATCGAGTTGGGCCGGCGTCCAGACTACCTGCAGATCCAGCGACATGTGGTCAACATCGACGCCCTGTTCATCGAGTACGCCCAGCAGTTTTTCGCCAAGACCGACCCGAAGGCGTGGGAAGTGATCGTCCAGCTCGAAGGCAAGCTCACCGAGAAAAACATTCCCCGGCATATGGTGGGACGCGATAAGCGCGTGGTGGCCATCGAGCAGTACCTGGCGGCCAAACGGGTATTTGATCCGGTAATGGACGGGCTGCGTTCGGCAGTGCGCTACGACCGTACTTACTTCGACAAGATTGTTGCCTCGCTACTACCGCTGCTGGAAAAACTCACCACCGGCAAGACCGCCCAGTTACTGGCCCCCAACTACACCGATTTAGATGACCCGCGGCCGATCTTCGACTGGATGCAGATCATCCGAAAACGCGGCATCGTCTACGTCGGCCTCGATGCGTTGACCGACGCCGAGGTGGCCGCCGCCGTGGGCAACTCCATGTTTGCCGATCTGGTCTCAGTGGCCGGGCATATCTACAAACACGGCATCGATCATGGCCTGCCCGCATCAGGCAGCAGCAGTGACAAGCTACCGATCAACCTGCACGCCGATGAGTTCAACGAGTTGATGGGCGATGAATTCATTCCGCTGATCAACAAGGGCGGCGGCGCGGGTATCCAAGTGACGGCGTACACCCAAACCCTCAGCGATATCGAAGCGCGTATCGGCAACCGCGCCAAAGCCGGCCAGGTCATCGGCAACTTCAACACGCTGCAGATGCTCCGCGTGCGCGAAACCGCCACCGCTGAGCTGCTCACCCAACAGTTGCCCAAGATCAACGTGCTGACCAAGACCCTGGTCTCGGGGGCCACCGACACCTCCGATCCGGAGGCCAACACGGATTTCACCTCGTCCTCCCAAGACCGGGTCAGCAGCACCAGCGTGCCACTGATCGAACCGGCCCATATCGTCAGCTTACCCAAGGGGCAAATGTTCTCGTTCCAGGTGGGCGGTCAGCTCTGGAAAGTCCGCATGCCTCTGCCCAAACCTTCGCCAGACGATGCCATGCCCAAGGATCTTCAAGAGCTCACTCAGCGGATGCGCGTCAGCTACAACGAACAGGCGGGGCACTGGTGGAGTGCAAGTGGCGGCGGTCCGACGCTAGACTTCGATCCAGATCGGGTTACGCCTCCAAGCACTCCTTCAGCGCTGGATGCAAGTGTTCCTGCTAAGGAAGCCCTATGA
- a CDS encoding TIGR03747 family integrating conjugative element membrane protein — MTSSQRPPPQPNQSPGLIVSAISLVLRIIGLLIASLLLSILIEWAGLLLFWGDQGWRHSQAMMSSELGWFSEHFTSSLIIQQPGQTIVQWLDFLKQWLLVKTGFTDFAQQARVSSQGNGLWSGINQLYVSIEDFVLAAVYVSFTFVVRLTILALATPLFLLAMFTGFIDGLMHRDLRKFGAGRESSFVYHRAKRAVMPLLIVPWIIYLSLPFSLNPIAVFLPCAVTLGITTAITAATFKKYI, encoded by the coding sequence ATGACTTCATCTCAGCGCCCTCCACCGCAACCCAACCAGAGCCCAGGGCTGATCGTCTCGGCGATTAGCCTGGTCCTGCGCATTATCGGTTTGTTGATCGCCTCGTTGCTGCTCTCGATTCTAATCGAGTGGGCCGGTCTGCTGCTGTTCTGGGGCGATCAAGGCTGGCGACACAGTCAGGCGATGATGAGCAGCGAACTGGGCTGGTTCAGTGAGCACTTCACATCCTCACTGATTATCCAACAGCCTGGACAGACGATTGTCCAGTGGTTGGATTTCCTCAAGCAGTGGTTACTGGTCAAGACCGGTTTTACGGATTTTGCCCAGCAGGCTCGAGTCTCGAGCCAGGGCAACGGCTTATGGAGCGGGATCAATCAGCTCTACGTGAGCATCGAGGACTTTGTGCTGGCAGCGGTGTACGTCAGCTTCACCTTCGTGGTGCGCCTGACCATTCTGGCCCTGGCCACACCCTTGTTTCTGCTGGCGATGTTCACCGGTTTTATCGACGGCCTGATGCACCGTGACCTGCGAAAATTTGGAGCCGGGCGAGAGAGCAGTTTTGTCTATCACCGCGCCAAGCGGGCAGTGATGCCATTGCTGATCGTGCCGTGGATCATTTATCTCTCTCTACCCTTCTCGCTCAATCCTATAGCCGTATTTTTGCCGTGCGCGGTGACGCTCGGAATAACGACAGCTATCACCGCGGCGACGTTTAAAAAATACATCTGA
- a CDS encoding RAQPRD family integrative conjugative element protein — protein sequence MPTTFFRICSLFILMTFHSGGYAASAHEQDQFSLILHQLAILERLTTQAEAASTAEPDERYRFDYPQFVRDIQRVRFGVQGYLSPSRAQPRDPAELVGEYRLDTLSVESAP from the coding sequence ATGCCAACTACATTTTTCCGAATCTGCTCGCTGTTCATATTGATGACGTTCCATAGCGGCGGCTACGCCGCATCTGCGCATGAGCAGGATCAGTTCAGTCTTATTCTGCATCAACTCGCCATTCTCGAGCGCCTAACAACGCAAGCTGAGGCAGCCAGCACGGCCGAACCGGACGAACGCTATCGCTTCGACTATCCCCAGTTCGTTCGAGACATACAGCGCGTCCGTTTTGGTGTGCAGGGCTATCTCTCCCCTTCCCGTGCTCAACCCCGCGATCCCGCTGAGCTGGTCGGTGAATACCGTCTCGACACATTGTCTGTGGAGTCGGCGCCATGA
- a CDS encoding TIGR03758 family integrating conjugative element protein — protein sequence MSMTDAQSSAFQNASGFSAQSSSTLWISLILVLALLWCAWVIWTAYRGWAAGSVRFGALGGSAARVLLTLLVLMFFTLS from the coding sequence ATGAGCATGACCGACGCCCAAAGCTCAGCGTTCCAAAACGCCTCCGGCTTCTCGGCACAGAGCAGTTCGACGCTCTGGATCTCGCTGATTCTCGTCCTGGCGTTGCTCTGGTGCGCCTGGGTGATATGGACCGCTTACCGGGGCTGGGCCGCCGGCAGTGTGCGCTTCGGCGCCTTGGGCGGCAGTGCCGCACGCGTACTGCTCACCTTACTGGTTTTGATGTTCTTCACCCTGTCCTAA
- a CDS encoding TIGR03745 family integrating conjugative element membrane protein, whose product MLKCLAPLKNNLRDGASQRLIGLLLVLGPSLAFAELPTMEAPSRGEGSGLIDTIKNYAYDGGILLGLLIALLAFLGVAWHSLTVYADVQNQRKTWKDLGAVVGIGALLVVIIIWFLTKAAAIL is encoded by the coding sequence ATGCTCAAGTGCCTTGCCCCTCTGAAAAACAACCTGCGCGATGGTGCCAGCCAGCGCTTGATCGGTCTGCTGCTGGTGCTCGGTCCAAGTTTGGCTTTTGCCGAGCTTCCCACCATGGAAGCTCCTTCACGTGGTGAAGGATCCGGCTTGATCGATACGATCAAAAACTACGCCTACGACGGCGGCATCCTGCTCGGCCTGCTGATCGCCTTGCTTGCGTTTCTTGGCGTGGCTTGGCACTCGCTGACGGTGTATGCCGACGTGCAAAATCAGCGCAAGACTTGGAAAGACCTCGGTGCCGTGGTTGGTATCGGCGCCCTACTGGTGGTGATCATCATCTGGTTCCTGACCAAGGCAGCCGCGATTCTTTGA
- a CDS encoding TIGR03750 family conjugal transfer protein, translating into MNDTIEHLVDGTLVFLPERLNRDPAVLRGLTNDEMWVALGGGAVIGLLLGIPLAIATASIAVAPTGMIAGMALVLFAGGTLLRRAKRARPETWLYRKLEWVLASRWRLSRGSLILHSGAWTVRRSRRLRPALSRWQS; encoded by the coding sequence ATGAACGACACTATCGAACACCTCGTCGACGGCACCTTGGTCTTTCTGCCTGAGCGACTCAATCGTGATCCCGCCGTGCTGCGCGGTTTGACCAACGACGAGATGTGGGTGGCGCTCGGTGGCGGTGCGGTCATTGGTCTGCTGCTGGGCATTCCGCTGGCGATCGCCACCGCCTCCATTGCTGTGGCGCCAACCGGCATGATCGCAGGCATGGCGCTGGTGTTATTTGCCGGCGGCACGCTTTTGCGTCGGGCCAAACGGGCCCGCCCCGAGACCTGGTTGTATCGCAAGCTCGAATGGGTACTCGCCAGCCGTTGGCGTCTGAGCCGCGGGAGTTTGATCCTTCACTCCGGTGCCTGGACGGTTCGTCGTTCCCGCCGACTGCGCCCTGCCCTGTCTCGGTGGCAGTCATGA
- a CDS encoding PFL_4703 family integrating conjugative element protein, protein MSRFRNKVDAQQAHIFSLRLAVMVLALVCAGLWYGWRSAPTDLTVHVPPDLRSGSTRKWWDIPSENVYAFALYIFGQLNRWPSDGEQDYRHAIYGLQSYLTPACKAFLDGDYEYRKAAGELRQRVRGVYEILGRGYSEDPELRVKQLDRDSWLVKLDLNADEYYAAEPVKRVVVRYPLRVVRFDLDPERNKWGLALDCYQGTPQKIALPGGEP, encoded by the coding sequence ATGAGCCGATTTCGAAACAAGGTGGATGCCCAACAGGCGCATATCTTCAGCCTGCGTCTGGCGGTAATGGTCCTTGCCCTGGTCTGTGCCGGACTCTGGTATGGCTGGCGCTCGGCACCGACCGATTTGACCGTGCATGTCCCCCCGGATCTGCGCTCGGGCAGCACACGCAAGTGGTGGGATATTCCCTCAGAGAATGTCTATGCCTTTGCCCTGTACATCTTTGGCCAACTCAACCGCTGGCCCTCAGACGGCGAGCAGGACTATCGCCACGCCATCTATGGCTTGCAGTCCTACCTGACACCCGCCTGCAAGGCCTTTCTCGATGGCGACTACGAGTACCGCAAGGCTGCCGGCGAACTGCGCCAGCGGGTGCGTGGCGTCTACGAAATCCTGGGCCGAGGCTACAGCGAGGATCCGGAACTCAGGGTCAAGCAACTCGACCGCGACAGCTGGCTGGTCAAGCTCGACCTCAATGCCGATGAGTATTACGCAGCGGAGCCGGTGAAACGGGTGGTGGTGCGTTATCCATTACGCGTGGTGCGTTTCGACCTGGACCCCGAACGCAATAAGTGGGGGCTGGCACTGGATTGTTATCAGGGCACGCCGCAAAAAATCGCCCTGCCGGGAGGTGAACCATGA
- a CDS encoding TIGR03749 family integrating conjugative element protein, translating into MKRMSTLGLTVVLMLWGVAAQAIELMHWERLPLAVPLVINQERVVFIDEAVRVGVPSTLTGKLRVQSTGGTLYLRASEAIAPTRLQLQSITTGEIILLDIAATPGDQPLEPVRILKNAPMQATEAESNTVPVPERTPIPVALTRYAAQSLYAPLRTVEPLPGVRRLPLKLRTELPTLLPTENVSSTPIAAWRLGDFWVTAVKLRNRGPATVQLDPRRLQATLFAATFQHAFLGPLGSAEDTTVAYLITRGAGLEHAVLLPPVARGADDES; encoded by the coding sequence ATGAAGCGGATGTCTACCCTGGGACTGACCGTCGTACTGATGCTATGGGGAGTTGCGGCGCAGGCCATCGAGCTGATGCATTGGGAACGCCTCCCCCTCGCGGTCCCACTGGTGATCAATCAGGAGCGGGTGGTTTTTATCGATGAGGCTGTTCGAGTCGGCGTGCCCTCAACCCTGACGGGCAAGCTGCGCGTGCAATCAACTGGCGGCACACTGTACCTGCGCGCGTCGGAAGCTATCGCACCGACCCGCCTGCAACTGCAATCAATCACGACGGGCGAGATCATCCTGCTGGATATCGCGGCCACGCCTGGCGATCAACCGCTGGAGCCCGTGCGTATTCTCAAGAATGCTCCGATGCAGGCTACCGAGGCTGAATCTAACACCGTGCCTGTTCCAGAACGCACGCCGATCCCGGTCGCGTTGACGCGCTATGCCGCGCAAAGCCTGTACGCGCCGCTGCGCACCGTAGAACCCTTGCCCGGCGTCCGCCGCCTCCCGCTCAAGCTGCGCACCGAACTGCCGACCCTGCTGCCGACCGAAAACGTGTCCAGCACGCCCATCGCCGCCTGGCGACTCGGTGATTTCTGGGTGACGGCGGTGAAGTTGCGCAATCGTGGTCCAGCGACGGTGCAACTCGATCCGCGTCGGCTTCAGGCCACGCTGTTCGCCGCGACCTTCCAGCATGCTTTCCTCGGGCCGCTCGGCAGTGCTGAAGACACCACGGTTGCCTACCTCATCACCCGCGGAGCCGGCCTCGAACACGCCGTGCTGCTCCCGCCCGTTGCGCGAGGGGCTGACGATGAAAGCTAA